A window of the Bacteroides thetaiotaomicron VPI-5482 genome harbors these coding sequences:
- a CDS encoding DUF5703 domain-containing protein produces the protein MKRFYLAIAMIFVGVSVLWSQHANVVWDTPSRNSSESMPCGGGDIGMNIWVEEGDILFYLSRSGTFDENNCQLKQGRFRLRLSPNPFEDAKDFRQELKLIDGYVEISAEGTQVQLWADVFHPVVHIEVINDRPLQAEIFYENWRYQDRLIRKGEGQQCSYKWAPPKGTMTHADFISLENSSEKDSKRLLFYHRNAEETVFDVAVAQQGMNEVKSQMMNPLKNLTFGGYLSGENLEYIGTSDSVYAGTDYRAWGFRSLKASKKHHFSVVLHTEQTETVTQWEQGLKTAWQRIAPQGKISSKVVSQDKKQTRLWWNAFWQRSFIETIGETENKENSKVEKETGNKEKSDAKDALKEITRNYTLFRYMLGCNAYGSVPTKFNGGLFTFDPCHIDEKQAFTPDYRKWGGGTMTAQNQRLVYWPMLKSGDFDMMPSQFNFYNRMLKNAELRSHVYWQHEGACFCEQIENFGLPNPAEYGFKRPAWFDKGLEYNAWLEYEWDTILEFCQMILETKNYAGADITPYLPLIESSLTFFDEHYRLLASRRGRKALDGDGHLILFPGSACETYKMTNNASSTIAALRTVLETYIKVCNNEKWQKMLETIPPVPLRYIEVKDSLNLQASTMTPAWKQTISPAKSWERINNIETPQLYPVFPWRIYGVGKENLEIARDTYFYDPDALKFRSHTGWKQDNIWAACLGLTEEAKSLSLAKLSDGPHRFPAFWGPGYDWTPDHNWGGSGMIGLQEMLLQTNGTQILLFPAWPKEWNVHFKLHAPGNTTVEATLKDGKVTILKVSPESRKKDIVIMIEK, from the coding sequence ATGAAGAGATTTTATCTGGCTATAGCAATGATATTCGTTGGCGTGTCGGTTCTTTGGAGCCAGCATGCCAATGTCGTTTGGGATACTCCCAGCCGGAATTCCTCCGAATCGATGCCATGCGGCGGGGGAGATATCGGCATGAACATATGGGTAGAGGAGGGGGATATACTATTTTATCTGAGCAGGAGCGGTACGTTCGATGAAAACAACTGCCAGTTGAAGCAGGGACGTTTTCGCCTCCGGTTATCTCCCAATCCTTTTGAAGACGCAAAGGATTTCCGGCAGGAATTAAAGCTGATCGACGGTTATGTTGAAATCTCTGCCGAAGGGACACAAGTACAACTCTGGGCAGATGTTTTTCATCCGGTTGTACACATAGAAGTGATTAATGACCGGCCTTTGCAGGCGGAAATCTTTTATGAAAACTGGAGATACCAGGATCGGCTGATCAGAAAAGGAGAGGGGCAGCAATGTTCCTATAAGTGGGCTCCTCCAAAAGGAACGATGACGCATGCCGACTTCATTTCATTGGAGAATTCATCCGAAAAGGATAGTAAACGCCTTTTGTTTTATCATCGTAATGCGGAAGAGACAGTGTTTGACGTGGCAGTTGCCCAGCAAGGGATGAATGAAGTGAAGTCGCAGATGATGAATCCTCTTAAAAATCTGACTTTCGGAGGGTATCTGTCAGGAGAGAATCTGGAATATATAGGCACTTCAGACAGTGTATATGCCGGAACTGATTACCGCGCCTGGGGATTTCGTTCTCTGAAAGCTTCTAAAAAGCATCATTTCTCAGTTGTGTTACACACAGAACAGACGGAAACCGTCACCCAATGGGAGCAAGGTCTGAAAACAGCCTGGCAACGAATTGCCCCACAAGGAAAGATATCGTCTAAAGTGGTATCACAGGATAAAAAACAAACCCGCCTATGGTGGAATGCTTTCTGGCAACGGAGTTTTATCGAAACGATTGGTGAAACCGAAAACAAGGAGAACAGCAAAGTAGAAAAAGAAACCGGAAATAAAGAAAAGAGCGACGCGAAAGATGCATTGAAAGAAATCACCCGAAACTACACTCTTTTCCGCTATATGCTGGGCTGCAATGCTTACGGCAGTGTCCCCACCAAATTCAACGGTGGTTTATTCACCTTCGATCCCTGCCACATAGACGAGAAGCAGGCATTCACTCCTGACTACCGAAAGTGGGGAGGAGGAACGATGACTGCACAGAATCAGCGTCTTGTCTACTGGCCGATGCTGAAAAGCGGTGACTTCGACATGATGCCTTCCCAATTCAATTTCTATAACCGGATGTTGAAGAATGCGGAACTCCGCAGCCATGTATATTGGCAACACGAGGGAGCCTGCTTCTGTGAGCAGATAGAAAACTTCGGCTTACCCAATCCCGCAGAATATGGTTTCAAACGTCCGGCTTGGTTTGACAAAGGACTGGAATACAATGCGTGGCTGGAATATGAATGGGATACTATTCTTGAATTTTGCCAGATGATTCTGGAAACGAAGAATTATGCCGGTGCCGACATAACTCCGTATTTGCCTTTGATTGAAAGTTCGCTGACCTTTTTCGACGAACATTATCGACTACTCGCTTCCCGTCGGGGACGCAAAGCACTGGATGGTGACGGACACCTGATACTGTTCCCCGGCTCTGCCTGCGAAACTTACAAGATGACCAACAACGCCAGCAGCACCATCGCCGCACTGCGAACTGTATTGGAGACTTACATCAAAGTTTGCAACAATGAAAAGTGGCAAAAGATGCTGGAAACAATTCCTCCGGTTCCATTACGCTATATCGAAGTCAAGGATTCTCTTAATCTTCAGGCTTCTACCATGACTCCGGCATGGAAACAAACGATTTCTCCCGCCAAAAGCTGGGAACGAATCAACAATATAGAGACACCACAACTCTACCCGGTTTTTCCCTGGCGCATCTACGGAGTAGGCAAGGAAAATCTGGAAATAGCTCGTGATACGTATTTCTATGATCCCGACGCACTCAAATTCCGCTCCCATACCGGATGGAAGCAAGACAACATCTGGGCAGCCTGTCTGGGGCTGACCGAAGAAGCCAAAAGCCTTTCTCTGGCAAAGCTATCAGATGGTCCCCACCGTTTTCCTGCCTTCTGGGGACCGGGATATGACTGGACACCCGACCACAACTGGGGAGGTAGCGGCATGATAGGACTTCAGGAGATGCTCTTACAAACGAATGGAACACAAATACTTCTGTTCCCCGCCTGGCCCAAAGAATGGAACGTCCATTTCAAACTCCATGCTCCGGGCAATACGACGGTAGAAGCAACTTTAAAAGATGGA
- a CDS encoding sialate O-acetylesterase, producing the protein MKSSGIKTSTVLASFLLAACLSMRAEVKLPAIFSDGMVMQQQTNANLWGTATPNKKVTVTTGWNGKQYAVTADKNGSWKLSVSTPEAGGPYTITFDDGTQKTLNNILIGELWLCSGQSNMEMPMKGFKNQPVENANMDILRSKNLHIRLFTVKRTSTITPQNDVVGSWKEAAPVSVRDFSATAYYFGRLVNEILEVPVGLVVAAWGGSACEAWMTADWLKAFPDAKIPQSEADIKSKNRTPTVLYNGMLHPLIGMTMKGVIWYQGEDNWNRAHTYADMFTTLINGWRAEWKQGDFPFYYCQIAPYDYGIITEKGKEVINSAYLREAQAKVEHRVSNSGMAVLLDAGMEKGIHPAKKQAAGERLALLALTKTYGIEGVNGESPYYKSIEIKNDTIVVSFERANMWISGKNCFESKNFQVAGEDKVFYPAKAWIERSKMLVKSDKVPHPVAVRYGFENYVEGDVYCDGLPLGSFRSDDW; encoded by the coding sequence ATGAAAAGTTCAGGAATTAAAACAAGCACAGTATTAGCAAGCTTTCTGCTCGCTGCCTGCCTGTCAATGCGTGCGGAAGTGAAACTGCCCGCTATTTTCTCTGACGGCATGGTGATGCAGCAACAAACCAATGCCAACCTTTGGGGAACGGCAACTCCGAACAAGAAAGTAACAGTCACTACCGGCTGGAACGGAAAACAATATGCAGTAACAGCAGACAAGAACGGTTCATGGAAACTTTCAGTCTCCACTCCGGAAGCCGGCGGACCGTATACCATCACTTTCGACGATGGAACCCAAAAGACACTGAATAATATTCTGATAGGCGAATTATGGCTGTGCTCCGGTCAGAGCAACATGGAAATGCCTATGAAAGGATTCAAGAACCAACCTGTAGAGAATGCCAATATGGATATTCTTCGCAGCAAAAATCTTCATATCCGCTTGTTTACGGTAAAACGAACTTCTACCATTACCCCTCAGAACGACGTTGTCGGCTCATGGAAAGAAGCGGCTCCGGTCAGTGTCCGTGATTTCAGTGCGACGGCCTATTATTTCGGAAGACTGGTCAATGAAATATTAGAAGTTCCGGTAGGACTCGTAGTAGCGGCATGGGGCGGTTCTGCTTGTGAGGCATGGATGACTGCCGATTGGCTGAAAGCATTTCCGGATGCAAAGATACCTCAATCGGAAGCTGATATCAAATCGAAAAACCGTACCCCGACCGTACTCTATAATGGTATGTTGCATCCATTGATCGGCATGACCATGAAAGGAGTGATCTGGTATCAGGGAGAAGATAACTGGAATCGTGCCCATACCTATGCGGATATGTTTACCACATTGATTAACGGTTGGCGTGCCGAATGGAAACAAGGTGATTTTCCTTTCTACTATTGTCAGATAGCCCCTTATGACTATGGTATTATCACTGAAAAAGGTAAAGAGGTGATTAATTCTGCTTATCTACGGGAAGCACAGGCAAAGGTTGAACATCGTGTGTCTAACAGCGGCATGGCTGTACTGCTGGATGCTGGAATGGAAAAGGGAATTCATCCCGCAAAGAAACAGGCTGCGGGAGAACGTCTGGCACTCCTTGCACTGACAAAGACGTACGGAATAGAGGGAGTAAACGGAGAAAGCCCTTATTACAAAAGTATTGAAATCAAGAATGACACTATTGTCGTCAGCTTTGAACGTGCGAATATGTGGATCAGCGGTAAAAACTGTTTTGAATCGAAAAACTTTCAGGTGGCAGGTGAAGACAAAGTATTCTACCCGGCGAAAGCATGGATCGAACGCAGCAAAATGCTAGTAAAAAGTGATAAAGTTCCGCATCCGGTAGCTGTCCGCTATGGATTTGAGAATTATGTGGAAGGAGATGTATATTGTGATGGGCTGCCGTTGGGGTCTTTCCGTTCGGACGATTGGTAA
- a CDS encoding glycosyl hydrolase, with product MSLLACTAISPANALQTHLLREQFQNPSDEAKPWTFWYWMFGAVSKEGITADLEAMKRAGLGGTYLMPIKGIKEGPQYNGKAQQLTPEWWEMVRFSMEEADRLGLKLGMHICDGFALAGGPWMTPKESMQKIVWSDTIVDGGKIKGLHLPQPEAYEGFYEDISLFALPVKEEAADVMPAQITCANIATGNHIDIKKTVNMDDAGVIRSSYPCYIQYEYEQPFTCRNIEIILSGNNYQAHRLKVMASDDGVNYRLVKQLVPARQGWQNTDENSTHAIPATTARYFRFYWTPEGSEPGSEDMDAAKWKPNLKIKELRLHREARLDQWEGKAGLVWRVASSTKKEEIGEQDCYALSQIINLTDPFKNSPSDNFKERTLTATLPKGKWKLLRMGHTATGHTNATAGGGKGLECDKFNPKAVRKQFDNWFAQAFVKTNPDVARRVLKYMHVDSWECGSQNWSDTFAAEFRKRRGYDLMPYLPLLAGIPMESAERSEKILRDVRTTIGELVVDVFYQVLADCAKEYDCQFSAECVAPTMVSDGLLHYQKVDLPMGEFWLNSPTHDKPNDMLDAISGAHIYGKNIIQAEGFTEVRGTWNEHPGILKALLDRNYALGINRLFFHVYVHNPWLDRKPGMTLDGIGLFFQRDQTWWNKGAKAFCEYITRCQSLLQYGHPVADIAVFTGEEMPRRSILPERLVPSLPGIFGAERVESERIRLANEGQPLRVRPVGVTHSANMSDPEKWVNPLRGYAYDSFNKDALLRLAKAENGRMTLPGGASYKVLVLPLPRPMNPDPAALSPEVKQKINELKEAGILIPSLPYKEDDFSSYGLERDLIVPENIAWTHRQGEQGDIYFIANQLEETRTFTASMRIDGRKPECWNPVTGEINADIPYEQKSHRTEITLTLAPNESVFIVYPAEEDDKETSEKERKEKKDSVKEASETGLEATEYTVTFTANGKTIQRQELFDWSKEEDEQIRYYSGTAVYKTTFRWKSKVKEDQQVYLNLGKVCDLATVRVNGIDCGTIWTAPYRADITAALKKGVNELEIEVTNTWANALKGADEGKAPFDGIWTNAKYRRAENTLLPAGLLGPLNFDVANKNK from the coding sequence ATCTCATTATTGGCATGCACTGCTATATCTCCTGCCAATGCTCTGCAAACACATTTACTTCGCGAACAATTCCAAAATCCGTCTGACGAAGCAAAGCCTTGGACTTTTTGGTACTGGATGTTTGGAGCCGTATCCAAAGAAGGGATTACGGCTGACTTGGAAGCAATGAAACGTGCTGGGCTGGGAGGTACTTATCTGATGCCTATCAAAGGTATCAAAGAAGGACCACAATACAATGGAAAGGCGCAACAACTAACACCCGAATGGTGGGAAATGGTTCGTTTCAGCATGGAAGAAGCCGACCGCTTGGGATTAAAGTTAGGAATGCATATTTGTGATGGTTTTGCATTGGCTGGTGGTCCGTGGATGACTCCGAAAGAATCGATGCAAAAGATAGTCTGGAGTGATACAATCGTTGATGGTGGCAAAATCAAAGGACTACACTTACCGCAACCGGAGGCATACGAAGGTTTTTATGAAGATATTTCTTTATTTGCCCTGCCTGTAAAAGAGGAAGCGGCAGACGTTATGCCGGCCCAAATAACCTGTGCCAATATAGCCACAGGAAATCATATTGACATCAAGAAGACTGTGAACATGGATGATGCCGGAGTAATCCGTTCATCATATCCCTGCTATATCCAATATGAATACGAACAGCCTTTCACCTGCCGCAATATTGAAATCATTCTGAGTGGCAATAATTATCAGGCGCACCGCTTGAAAGTGATGGCAAGTGATGATGGGGTTAACTACCGTTTGGTGAAACAGCTCGTCCCTGCACGTCAGGGATGGCAGAATACAGATGAAAATTCCACTCATGCAATTCCTGCTACAACTGCCCGTTATTTCCGCTTCTACTGGACACCCGAAGGCAGTGAACCGGGAAGTGAAGACATGGATGCCGCAAAATGGAAACCAAATCTGAAAATCAAGGAACTGCGTCTGCACCGGGAAGCCCGACTGGATCAGTGGGAAGGCAAAGCCGGACTGGTATGGCGTGTAGCTTCCTCCACGAAGAAGGAGGAAATAGGGGAGCAAGATTGCTATGCCCTTTCACAGATTATCAACCTGACAGATCCCTTTAAAAATAGTCCGAGCGACAATTTTAAAGAGAGAACACTGACAGCTACTCTCCCCAAAGGAAAGTGGAAACTACTCCGCATGGGACATACCGCCACCGGACATACGAACGCAACTGCCGGAGGAGGAAAAGGACTGGAATGTGATAAATTTAATCCAAAAGCTGTTCGCAAGCAGTTCGACAACTGGTTTGCGCAAGCATTTGTAAAGACAAATCCGGACGTTGCCCGCCGCGTATTAAAATACATGCACGTGGATAGTTGGGAATGCGGAAGCCAGAACTGGAGCGATACTTTTGCCGCAGAATTCCGGAAACGCCGTGGATACGACCTGATGCCTTATTTACCATTGTTGGCAGGTATTCCGATGGAGAGTGCCGAACGAAGCGAAAAGATTCTGCGTGATGTCCGCACAACGATAGGTGAACTGGTCGTCGATGTTTTCTATCAAGTCTTGGCCGACTGTGCGAAAGAATATGATTGCCAGTTCTCAGCCGAATGCGTAGCGCCTACCATGGTAAGTGACGGATTACTGCATTATCAGAAAGTAGACCTTCCCATGGGAGAATTCTGGCTGAACAGCCCAACCCACGACAAACCGAATGATATGCTGGATGCCATCAGCGGAGCGCATATCTACGGCAAGAATATCATCCAGGCAGAAGGTTTCACGGAAGTACGCGGAACATGGAACGAACATCCGGGAATATTGAAAGCCTTACTGGACCGCAACTATGCTTTAGGCATCAACCGCCTTTTCTTCCATGTATATGTCCATAATCCTTGGCTGGACCGCAAACCGGGAATGACTTTGGATGGTATCGGCCTTTTCTTCCAGCGTGACCAGACGTGGTGGAATAAGGGTGCAAAGGCTTTCTGTGAATACATCACCCGTTGCCAGTCATTGCTGCAATACGGGCATCCGGTGGCGGATATTGCAGTATTTACAGGAGAAGAGATGCCAAGACGTTCGATATTGCCGGAACGTTTAGTTCCTTCTTTACCGGGCATCTTCGGTGCAGAGCGGGTGGAAAGCGAACGAATCCGTTTGGCAAACGAAGGACAACCCTTACGTGTGCGTCCTGTAGGCGTAACACATTCCGCAAATATGTCCGATCCTGAAAAGTGGGTAAATCCACTTCGAGGATATGCTTATGACAGCTTTAACAAAGACGCGTTACTCCGTTTGGCGAAAGCGGAAAACGGCAGGATGACGTTACCGGGTGGAGCCAGTTACAAAGTGTTAGTATTACCACTTCCACGTCCGATGAATCCGGACCCCGCAGCACTGTCTCCGGAAGTAAAACAAAAGATAAATGAACTGAAAGAAGCAGGCATACTGATTCCTTCTCTTCCATATAAAGAAGATGATTTCTCCTCATACGGTCTGGAACGTGATCTGATCGTACCGGAAAACATTGCCTGGACACATCGGCAAGGAGAACAGGGGGATATTTATTTTATCGCCAACCAACTGGAAGAAACACGTACATTTACCGCCAGTATGCGCATCGACGGCAGAAAGCCGGAATGCTGGAATCCGGTGACGGGTGAGATTAACGCTGACATTCCTTACGAACAAAAAAGCCATCGTACGGAAATCACTTTAACATTAGCTCCGAATGAGTCTGTCTTCATCGTATACCCTGCAGAAGAAGATGATAAGGAAACTTCGGAAAAAGAGCGCAAGGAAAAGAAGGATTCGGTAAAAGAAGCTTCGGAGACAGGCTTGGAAGCAACAGAATATACCGTGACTTTTACAGCAAACGGTAAGACTATCCAAAGACAGGAACTCTTTGACTGGAGCAAAGAAGAAGATGAGCAAATACGCTATTACTCCGGAACAGCAGTGTATAAAACAACATTCCGCTGGAAAAGTAAAGTGAAAGAAGACCAACAAGTATATCTGAATCTGGGAAAAGTATGTGATCTGGCTACTGTCCGTGTGAACGGCATAGATTGCGGAACGATATGGACAGCTCCTTATCGGGCTGATATTACGGCAGCCTTAAAGAAAGGTGTGAATGAACTGGAAATCGAAGTGACCAATACTTGGGCGAATGCACTCAAAGGAGCCGATGAAGGAAAAGCTCCTTTCGATGGAATATGGACGAATGCCAAATACCGAAGAGCAGAAAACACCCTGCTTCCTGCAGGATTGCTCGGACCTTTGAATTTTGATGTAGCGAATAAAAACAAATAA
- a CDS encoding TlpA family protein disulfide reductase — MKHSLYFLIIITLLFAGCRQKAQSNFLSESSAQTEESNPSLEEYAEEAVITGKVLNRDFYPQEKELTLIIPFFRDMGNQYRSPIQKDGSFSFRFPVYAKLREVSIRNYAEHLYIHPGDSIHVEIDFKDLFHPKVTGDAEKLNQEILAFTESAYYYIQNYNMKPESDVKDFEAELKKDYNFRLERRNEYLVKYKPMEDVVLFTEELLKQDYYYALLFNGMSYLFKTRKEMDRYHTLLPEINKLYTKGILSARLYDVADEAERYIAYGIAFRDKKNPSIEEIMATMGESEMNQYLYTKLIAGSLCTNDTLAFHEKRTQFDSIVKMSHLRAQVMQIYNQTKSYLKNPQPVSDNLLYGEFHENSKHTTRMPYMKPVYDVLEKNRGKVIYFDFWARWCPPCLAEMEPLKQLRSKFSTDDLIIYSICVSEPKEQWEECLNEYSLKNRGIECVHVTDYLGIDNYQKICKQWKIDRMPYYVLINRKGQIIDFGTAARPSNPQLVSRIEEAVK, encoded by the coding sequence ATGAAACACAGCTTATACTTTCTGATAATAATTACCTTGTTGTTTGCCGGATGCCGTCAAAAAGCCCAGAGTAATTTCCTGTCCGAATCTTCTGCACAAACAGAGGAAAGTAATCCCTCATTGGAAGAGTATGCTGAAGAAGCAGTCATCACAGGCAAAGTACTAAATCGGGATTTCTATCCTCAGGAAAAGGAACTGACTCTCATTATCCCATTTTTCAGAGATATGGGAAATCAGTATCGTTCGCCCATACAAAAAGATGGTTCATTCTCTTTCCGTTTTCCGGTTTATGCCAAATTAAGGGAGGTTTCTATCCGCAACTATGCAGAACATCTTTATATCCACCCGGGAGACAGCATACATGTAGAAATAGACTTCAAAGATCTTTTTCATCCTAAAGTGACAGGTGATGCCGAAAAGCTAAATCAGGAGATATTAGCGTTCACTGAAAGTGCATATTACTATATACAGAATTACAATATGAAACCGGAATCAGACGTTAAGGATTTTGAGGCTGAATTAAAAAAGGATTATAATTTTCGTTTGGAACGTAGGAATGAGTATCTGGTGAAGTACAAGCCAATGGAAGATGTAGTACTGTTTACTGAAGAATTGCTGAAGCAAGATTATTATTATGCGCTGTTATTCAATGGTATGTCATACTTGTTTAAAACGAGAAAAGAGATGGACCGTTATCATACACTTTTACCTGAAATCAATAAACTATATACTAAAGGCATACTCTCGGCACGCTTATACGATGTTGCTGATGAAGCAGAAAGATATATTGCTTATGGGATCGCTTTCAGAGATAAAAAGAATCCTTCGATAGAAGAAATCATGGCTACAATGGGGGAGAGTGAGATGAATCAGTATTTATATACTAAGTTGATAGCCGGTTCTTTATGTACTAATGACACACTTGCTTTTCACGAAAAACGTACACAGTTTGACTCAATCGTTAAAATGTCACATCTACGTGCACAGGTGATGCAGATCTATAATCAGACCAAATCGTATCTAAAAAATCCACAGCCTGTTTCCGACAATTTATTATATGGCGAATTCCATGAGAACTCAAAGCATACAACACGTATGCCATACATGAAACCTGTCTATGATGTGCTCGAAAAGAATCGTGGGAAAGTGATTTATTTCGATTTTTGGGCTAGATGGTGTCCTCCTTGTCTGGCTGAAATGGAACCTTTAAAACAATTGCGCAGCAAATTCTCTACGGATGATTTGATTATATATTCCATTTGTGTGAGTGAACCCAAAGAACAATGGGAGGAATGCCTGAATGAGTATTCATTGAAAAACCGGGGAATTGAATGTGTTCATGTGACTGATTATTTGGGAATAGATAACTATCAGAAAATTTGTAAGCAATGGAAAATAGACAGGATGCCTTACTATGTATTAATAAATAGAAAGGGGCAGATTATTGATTTCGGAACTGCGGCACGTCCCAGTAATCCGCAGTTAGTATCCCGAATAGAAGAAGCGGTGAAATGA